The following are encoded in a window of Phragmites australis chromosome 22, lpPhrAust1.1, whole genome shotgun sequence genomic DNA:
- the LOC133904633 gene encoding uncharacterized mitochondrial protein AtMg00810-like, translating into MGLVDKTLFTLGYGNDLLPIQIYVDDIVFGGSSHALVLKFAETISKEFDMSMIGEINFFLGLQIKQYKQDTFVYQTKYTKNLLKKFDISDAKPLATPMATSIMLDPDENGEKVNQREYRSMICSLLYLTVIRPDIHFVVYLCARF; encoded by the coding sequence ATGGGGTtggttgataaaactttgttcacccTTGGATATGGTAATGATTTACTACCTAttcagatatacgtggatgatattgTTTTTGGTGGATCTTCGCATGCTCTTGTGctcaagtttgcagaaactataagTAAGGAATTTGATATGTCAATGATAGGTGAgatcaacttcttccttggacttcaaataAAACAATACAAGCAAGATACATTTGTctaccagacgaagtacactaaGAATTTACtaaagaaatttgacataagtGACGCGAAGCCCCTAGCGACACCAATGGCTACCTCGATcatgcttgatccggatgaaaaTGGAGAGAAGGTAaaccagcgggagtacaggagcatgatttgCTCCCTCCTATACCTGACGGTGATAAGACCTGACATTCACTTTGTCGTCTACTTGTGTGCCCGCTTCTAA
- the LOC133904967 gene encoding ubiquitin carboxyl-terminal hydrolase 8-like isoform X2 produces MPASPDPPRSADGDAPVPDPAPAPAPSGSADEEDDRVFLVPRRWWREAQEGAAIEAPGVPYAAAPAGPTSYGMKVFSMFNSDQAFTLRRADDLLLLAPDASVASAGRSYALVAADLFTKAREWHVDSAKLAGKKLPLIEEGSVNIYPIMLRVSATRDTNALTVKIGKKDNSPENFKRANKILTADSEPVHIWDFSGRTTYILMNEWNRMPQDPKSADQEMSLQIHIYDLSEPMANGADGKKSDLALTMGSSIFSNGSTMCMDLDSSSRISKKVGSGLTGLDNLGNTCFMNSAVQCLTHTSKLVDYFLGDYYKEINPHNPLGMKGELAYAFGDLLRKLWAVDRTPVAPRQFKAKLARFAPQFSGFNQHDSQELLAFLLDGLHEDLNRVKCKPYSEAKDSDGRAVEEVADEYWGNHLARNDSIIVDICQGQYKSTLVCPICKKVSVTFDPFMYLSLPLPSTTMRTMTITVFSTDGTTGPSPYTVSVPKSGDTKTLVNALSNACSLRDDERLLVAEIYNSSIIRYLDEPSEVISLIRDGDRLVAYRLPKDSEDAPIVVFRNQRMDFGRKSWKTFGTPLVSSLPDTITGSTICNIFQKVLTPFRVSKDVSDSDQTIGESSLVNETVEIDMSTDASECTSINNNFIEDETVTEDAMQFFLINEKFPDQRLKIEMDQPVTLKGLQKRLHVVVCWQDNGLEQYNLGSLDSLPEIYKAVLFARRPQDTCSLYACLEAFIREEPLGPEDMWYCPGCKEHRQASKKLDLWRLPEILIIHLKRFSYSRFTKNKLETFVDFPIHDLDLSKYIGNRSQEISHHYRLYAISNHYGSMGGGHYTAYVYHEGKRGWCDFDDRHVGPITEDSIKTSAAYVLFYRRIQDGSLDTETGMDTD; encoded by the exons ATGCCCGCGTCCCCGGACCCGCCCCGCTCCGCCGACGGCGACGCCCCGGTCCCGGATcctgcgcccgcgcccgcccccTCCGGCTCCGCCGATGAGGAGGACGACCGCGTGTTCCTAGTGCCCCGGAG GTGGTGGAGGGAGGCGCAGGAGGGAGCAGCGATCGAGGCGCCCGGGGTACCCTACGCTGCCGCGCCAGCGGGTCCCACCTCCTACGGCATGAAGGTGTTCAGCATGTTCAACTCCGACCAGGCCTTCACCCTCCGCCGCGCagacgacctcctcctcctggccCCCGACGCCTCCGTCGCCTCGGCGGGGAGGAGCTACGCGCTCGTCGCCGCCGACCTGTTCACCAAGGCGCGCGAATG GCATGTTGATTCTGCCAAGTTGGCAGGCAAAAAATTGCCACTTATTGAAGAGGGCTCAGTAAATATTTACCCTATAATGCTCAGAGTTTCAGCCACACGAGATACCAATGCGCTAACTGTGAAGATTGGCAAAAAG GACAACTCGCCCGAGAACTTTAAAAGAGCAAACAAGATTCTGACAGCAGACTCTGAGCCG GTTCACATATGGGATTTTTCTGGGCGAACAACATACATATTGATGAATGAATGGAACCGAATGCCCCAAGACCCAAAATCCGCAGATCAGGAG ATGTCTCTACAAATACACATTTATGATTTGTCAGAGCCTATGGCTAATGGTGCTGATGGGAAAAAAAGCGATTTAGCATTAACAATGGGTAGCTCAATTTTTAGCAACGGCAGTACCATGTGCATGGATCTGGATTCATCAAGTAGGATCTCTAAGAAAGTTGGCTCTGGTTTAACAGGGTTAGACAATCTTGGAAACACATGTTTCATGAACAGTGCAGTCCAGTGCTTGACTCATACTTCAAAGCTGGTTGACTATTTCCTTGGTGATTACTACAAAGAAATAAACCCTCATAACCCACTGGGGATGAAG GGGGAACTCGCTTATGCATTTGGAGATTTGTTGAGGAAGCTATGGGCTGTTGATAGAACCCCAGTTGCGCCTCGCCAATTTAAGGCCAAACTTGCACGCTTTGCCCCCCAATTCAGTGGCTTCAACCAACACGATTCACAG GAGCTCCTTGCTTTCCTATTGGATGGACTCCATGAAGATTTGAATCGTGTAAAATGTAAACCATATTCTGAAGCAAAGGATTCAGATGGCCGTGCGGTTGAAGAGGTCGCAGATGAGTACTGGGGCAACCATTTAGCCCGAAATGATTCTATCATAGTTGATATCTGCCAG GGTCAATACAAGTCAACATTAGTTTGCCCCATTTGCAAGAAAGTTTCTGTAACATTTGACCCATTTATGTATTTATCTTTGCCCCTGCCTTCAACAACAATGAGAACAATGACCATAACAGTCTTCAGCACCGATGGCACTACTGGGCCATCTCCTTACACTGTTAGTGTTCCAAAATCTGGAGATACTAAGACACTTGTGAATGCATTAAGCAATGCTTGTTCGTTGAGAGATGATGAGCGCCTCCTGGTTGCTGAG ATCTACAATAGTTCCATTATCCGGTACTTGGACGAACCTTCTGAAGTCATCTCCTTGATCAGAGATGGAGATCGTTTGGTTGCATATCGGCTTCCGAAAGACAGTGAAGATGCTCCTATAGTGGTGTTCAGAAACCAGCGTATGGA TTTTGGCAGGAAGTCTTGGAAGACTTTTGGCACTCCTCTTGTGTCAAGTCTTCCTGATACAATAACTGGAAGTACTATCTGCAATATTTTCCAAAAGGTTCTGACTCCATTCAGAGTATCGAAAGATGTTTCAGATTCTGATCAAACAATTGGCGAAAGCAGTCTAGTTAATGAAACTGTAGAAATCGATATGAGCACTGATGCCTCAGAGTGCACCAGCATAAACAACAATTTTATTGAGGATGAAACAGTGACTGAAGATGCAATGCAATTTTTCCTGATTAATGAAAAATTCCCAGACCAACGCCTGAAGATTGAAATGGATCAACCTGTTACACTGAAAGGTTTGCAGAAGCGTCTGCATGTGGTTGTGTGTTGGCAGGACAATGGACTGGAGCAATACAATCTTGGTTCTTTGGATTCTCTTCCAGAGATTTACAAAGCTGTGTTATTTGCAAGGAGACCACAGGACACCTGCTCTCTATATGCATGTCTTGAAGCTTTTATAAGAGAGGAACCATTAGGTCCAGAAGACATGTG GTATTGCCCAGGGTGTAAAGAGCATCGACAAGCTAGTAAGAAGTTAGACCTTTGGAGGTTACCAGAAATCCTTATAATACACCTAAAAAGATTTTCATACAGCCGGTTCACAAAAAACAAGCTAGAGACATTTGTGGACTTTCCGATTCATGATCTTGACCTTTCAAAGTATATTGGTAACAGAAGCCAAGAAATTTCGCACCATTATCGACTGTATGCTATCAGTAACCACTATGGAAGCATGGGAGGTGGTCACTACACAGCTTATGTTTAT CATGAAGGGAAAAGGGGGTGGTGCGACTTCGATGACCGTCATGTGGGTCCTATAACCGAGGATAGTATAAAGACATCGGCAGCTTATGTTCTTTTTTACAGGCGGATACAGGATGGTAGCTTAGATACAGAAACGGGAATGGATACTGATTGA
- the LOC133904632 gene encoding uncharacterized protein LOC133904632: MEPRFVPDVGALPAFDENGEPLGCIKFSGTGGSRNRFYYLNADRGDEDEEAVVLEPAPEDEEAVALETAPAPEDEEAVVLEPAPAPEDEEAVVLEPAPAPEDEEAVALETAPAPEDEEDMVLEPEPAPEDEEAVVLEPAPAPEDEEAVALETAPAPEDEEDMVLEPEPAPEDEEDVVLQPAPAPEDEEAVALETAPAPEDEKDVVLEPEPAPEDEEAVVLEPAPAPEAEEAVALETAPAPEDEEDMVLEPEPAPEDEEAVVLEPAPAPEDEEAVALETAPAPEDEETVALETAPAPEDEEDVVLEPAPEDQEAKPSSSTSSPRTPSGEEPAPEDEEDVVLEPAPEDQEAKPSSSTSSPRTPSGEEPARAGARAPGEHVVLQPARQGLGAWALAAALLVLACAILSGLGLYSLRAPTATPPEVSQTHTPCPPLISTPAED; this comes from the coding sequence ATGGAGCCCCGATTCGTGCCAGACGTCGGCGCCTTACCAGCGTTCGACGAGAATGGGGAGCCCCTGGGCTGTATCAAGTTCTCGGGGACAGGAGGAAGTCGCAACCGCTTCTACTACCTCAATGCCGACCGgggcgacgaggacgaggaggccgtGGTGCTGGAGCCCGCGCCCGAAGACGAGGAGGCCGTGGCGCTGGAGACCGCTCCCGCGCCCGAAGACGAGGAGGCCGTGGTGCTGGAGCCAGCGCCCGCGCCCGAAGACGAGGAGGCCGTGGTGCTGGAGCCAGCGCCCGCGCCCGAAGACGAGGAGGCCGTGGCGCTGGAGACCGCTCCCGCGCCCGAAGACGAGGAGGACATGGTGCTGGAACCCGAGCCCGCGCCCGAAGACGAGGAGGCCGTGGTGCTGGAGCCAGCGCCCGCGCCCGAAGACGAGGAGGCCGTGGCGCTGGAGACCGCTCCCGCGCCCGAAGACGAGGAGGACATGGTGCTGGAACCCGAGCCCGCGCCCGAAGACGAGGAGGACGTGGTGCTGCAGCCAGCGCCCGCGCCCGAAGACGAGGAGGCCGTGGCGCTGGAGACCGCTCCCGCGCCCGAAGACGAGAAGGACGTGGTGCTGGAACCCGAGCCCGCGCCCGAAGACGAGGAGGCCGTGGTGCTGGAGCCAGCGCCCGCGCccgaggccgaggaggccgTGGCGCTGGAGACCGCTCCCGCGCCCGAAGACGAGGAGGACATGGTGCTGGAACCCGAGCCCGCGCCCGAAGACGAGGAGGCCGTGGTGCTGGAGCCAGCGCCCGCGCCCGAAGACGAGGAGGCCGTGGCGCTGGAGACCGCTCCCGCGCCCGAAGACGAGGAGACCGTGGCGCTGGAGACCGCTCCCGCGCCCGAAGACGAGGAGGACGTGGTGCTGGAGCCCGCACCCGAAGATCAGGAGGCCAAGCCCTCCTCATCCACCTCGTCGCCGAGGACCCCAAGCGGCGAGGAGCCCGCGCCTGAAGACGAGGAGGACGTGGTGCTGGAGCCCGCGCCCGAAGATCAGGAGGCCAAGCCCTCCTCATCCACCTCGTCGCCGAGGACCCCAAGCGGCGAGGAGCCCGCGCGCGCTGGAGCCCGGGCGCCTGGAGAACACGTGGTGCTGCAGCCCGCGCGGCAAGGGTTGGGTGCCTGGGCGCTCGCAGCAGCCCTCCTCGTCCTCGCTTGTGCCATTCTCTCTGGCCTGGGCCTCTACTCCCTGCGCGCACCCACCGCGACGCCTCCCGAGGTGAGCCAGACTCACACCCCGTGCCCTCCTCTCATCTCGACGCCTGCCGAGGATTAA
- the LOC133904967 gene encoding ubiquitin carboxyl-terminal hydrolase 8-like isoform X1 yields the protein MPASPDPPRSADGDAPVPDPAPAPAPSGSADEEDDRVFLVPRRWWREAQEGAAIEAPGVPYAAAPAGPTSYGMKVFSMFNSDQAFTLRRADDLLLLAPDASVASAGRSYALVAADLFTKAREWHVDSAKLAGKKLPLIEEGSVNIYPIMLRVSATRDTNALTVKIGKKDNSPENFKRANKILTADSEPVHIWDFSGRTTYILMNEWNRMPQDPKSADQEMSLQIHIYDLSEPMANGADGKKSDLALTMGSSIFSNGSTMCMDLDSSSRISKKVGSGLTGLDNLGNTCFMNSAVQCLTHTSKLVDYFLGDYYKEINPHNPLGMKGELAYAFGDLLRKLWAVDRTPVAPRQFKAKLARFAPQFSGFNQHDSQELLAFLLDGLHEDLNRVKCKPYSEAKDSDGRAVEEVADEYWGNHLARNDSIIVDICQGQYKSTLVCPICKKVSVTFDPFMYLSLPLPSTTMRTMTITVFSTDGTTGPSPYTVSVPKSGDTKTLVNALSNACSLRDDERLLVAEIYNSSIIRYLDEPSEVISLIRDGDRLVAYRLPKDSEDAPIVVFRNQRMELSLSSFGRKSWKTFGTPLVSSLPDTITGSTICNIFQKVLTPFRVSKDVSDSDQTIGESSLVNETVEIDMSTDASECTSINNNFIEDETVTEDAMQFFLINEKFPDQRLKIEMDQPVTLKGLQKRLHVVVCWQDNGLEQYNLGSLDSLPEIYKAVLFARRPQDTCSLYACLEAFIREEPLGPEDMWYCPGCKEHRQASKKLDLWRLPEILIIHLKRFSYSRFTKNKLETFVDFPIHDLDLSKYIGNRSQEISHHYRLYAISNHYGSMGGGHYTAYVYHEGKRGWCDFDDRHVGPITEDSIKTSAAYVLFYRRIQDGSLDTETGMDTD from the exons ATGCCCGCGTCCCCGGACCCGCCCCGCTCCGCCGACGGCGACGCCCCGGTCCCGGATcctgcgcccgcgcccgcccccTCCGGCTCCGCCGATGAGGAGGACGACCGCGTGTTCCTAGTGCCCCGGAG GTGGTGGAGGGAGGCGCAGGAGGGAGCAGCGATCGAGGCGCCCGGGGTACCCTACGCTGCCGCGCCAGCGGGTCCCACCTCCTACGGCATGAAGGTGTTCAGCATGTTCAACTCCGACCAGGCCTTCACCCTCCGCCGCGCagacgacctcctcctcctggccCCCGACGCCTCCGTCGCCTCGGCGGGGAGGAGCTACGCGCTCGTCGCCGCCGACCTGTTCACCAAGGCGCGCGAATG GCATGTTGATTCTGCCAAGTTGGCAGGCAAAAAATTGCCACTTATTGAAGAGGGCTCAGTAAATATTTACCCTATAATGCTCAGAGTTTCAGCCACACGAGATACCAATGCGCTAACTGTGAAGATTGGCAAAAAG GACAACTCGCCCGAGAACTTTAAAAGAGCAAACAAGATTCTGACAGCAGACTCTGAGCCG GTTCACATATGGGATTTTTCTGGGCGAACAACATACATATTGATGAATGAATGGAACCGAATGCCCCAAGACCCAAAATCCGCAGATCAGGAG ATGTCTCTACAAATACACATTTATGATTTGTCAGAGCCTATGGCTAATGGTGCTGATGGGAAAAAAAGCGATTTAGCATTAACAATGGGTAGCTCAATTTTTAGCAACGGCAGTACCATGTGCATGGATCTGGATTCATCAAGTAGGATCTCTAAGAAAGTTGGCTCTGGTTTAACAGGGTTAGACAATCTTGGAAACACATGTTTCATGAACAGTGCAGTCCAGTGCTTGACTCATACTTCAAAGCTGGTTGACTATTTCCTTGGTGATTACTACAAAGAAATAAACCCTCATAACCCACTGGGGATGAAG GGGGAACTCGCTTATGCATTTGGAGATTTGTTGAGGAAGCTATGGGCTGTTGATAGAACCCCAGTTGCGCCTCGCCAATTTAAGGCCAAACTTGCACGCTTTGCCCCCCAATTCAGTGGCTTCAACCAACACGATTCACAG GAGCTCCTTGCTTTCCTATTGGATGGACTCCATGAAGATTTGAATCGTGTAAAATGTAAACCATATTCTGAAGCAAAGGATTCAGATGGCCGTGCGGTTGAAGAGGTCGCAGATGAGTACTGGGGCAACCATTTAGCCCGAAATGATTCTATCATAGTTGATATCTGCCAG GGTCAATACAAGTCAACATTAGTTTGCCCCATTTGCAAGAAAGTTTCTGTAACATTTGACCCATTTATGTATTTATCTTTGCCCCTGCCTTCAACAACAATGAGAACAATGACCATAACAGTCTTCAGCACCGATGGCACTACTGGGCCATCTCCTTACACTGTTAGTGTTCCAAAATCTGGAGATACTAAGACACTTGTGAATGCATTAAGCAATGCTTGTTCGTTGAGAGATGATGAGCGCCTCCTGGTTGCTGAG ATCTACAATAGTTCCATTATCCGGTACTTGGACGAACCTTCTGAAGTCATCTCCTTGATCAGAGATGGAGATCGTTTGGTTGCATATCGGCTTCCGAAAGACAGTGAAGATGCTCCTATAGTGGTGTTCAGAAACCAGCGTATGGA GTTGTCCCTCTCTAGTTTTGGCAGGAAGTCTTGGAAGACTTTTGGCACTCCTCTTGTGTCAAGTCTTCCTGATACAATAACTGGAAGTACTATCTGCAATATTTTCCAAAAGGTTCTGACTCCATTCAGAGTATCGAAAGATGTTTCAGATTCTGATCAAACAATTGGCGAAAGCAGTCTAGTTAATGAAACTGTAGAAATCGATATGAGCACTGATGCCTCAGAGTGCACCAGCATAAACAACAATTTTATTGAGGATGAAACAGTGACTGAAGATGCAATGCAATTTTTCCTGATTAATGAAAAATTCCCAGACCAACGCCTGAAGATTGAAATGGATCAACCTGTTACACTGAAAGGTTTGCAGAAGCGTCTGCATGTGGTTGTGTGTTGGCAGGACAATGGACTGGAGCAATACAATCTTGGTTCTTTGGATTCTCTTCCAGAGATTTACAAAGCTGTGTTATTTGCAAGGAGACCACAGGACACCTGCTCTCTATATGCATGTCTTGAAGCTTTTATAAGAGAGGAACCATTAGGTCCAGAAGACATGTG GTATTGCCCAGGGTGTAAAGAGCATCGACAAGCTAGTAAGAAGTTAGACCTTTGGAGGTTACCAGAAATCCTTATAATACACCTAAAAAGATTTTCATACAGCCGGTTCACAAAAAACAAGCTAGAGACATTTGTGGACTTTCCGATTCATGATCTTGACCTTTCAAAGTATATTGGTAACAGAAGCCAAGAAATTTCGCACCATTATCGACTGTATGCTATCAGTAACCACTATGGAAGCATGGGAGGTGGTCACTACACAGCTTATGTTTAT CATGAAGGGAAAAGGGGGTGGTGCGACTTCGATGACCGTCATGTGGGTCCTATAACCGAGGATAGTATAAAGACATCGGCAGCTTATGTTCTTTTTTACAGGCGGATACAGGATGGTAGCTTAGATACAGAAACGGGAATGGATACTGATTGA
- the LOC133904631 gene encoding probable ubiquitin-conjugating enzyme E2 23: protein MKDAAGLALCYFDTVMFKKTGAHGDRGVVMEVMPGKRLSVLCVDGTEVVQKARDITVVDRSFLYPGMAVASASDLSGQAGVVTGVSTALDLVQLDGEPTVVARDVSPAEVQRVRELNPGDYVVSGPWLGRVLEASLDVDVLFDDGAVCRVTVSRPGRELEATMDKDKGNSDYFYPGQPVVGHGTVFKASRWLKGYWKPTRVKGTVAKVEMAGVLVYWVASSQMGTERSLFQASAPPAYQHNSHNLTFFCSGDGLLVRLWIVSERCFFRSPHCRGRAPTTCRTTATASNLYESSLPPASTATADEDGQESPSAAARGLTRTHRNRLRMGVKRMRRLDRRRAEFELSMSVADVRTTVDVLWQDGTRQYGVPSATLHPIWHRNERDFFPGQRVIRSTPSHVAAPTTATDLDAAGPAAARFGIVRSLNYKDQTVCVSWLKAATCAGEYPEVDCDETMSVYDNLRRSFDHKLFYGNIVVRLQPTDSARVDGDGGRSTEEPVPAQRNKKKGAADDLSWVGHIVDLCDAKYLQVKWGDGNTSKVLPHEIAVVKPQSVDKMLHDLGDWVYEDGDEDDAVDKAQEDTPQELAAADDEADDDSSSDSDGEDGPAAARTTGLADAVAQAMIRLYGEVLAQGKRYLVNGSAALASRLGRATTVNIETPAPVSGGGDDKEAAAAVASASDNGGDGSAGQGKAEADATGGGDDSFRFLHFEVVQSPPDHHYLNNLEQGTGGGRKWIKRVQKEWKILENNLPDTIYLRAFEDRMDLLRVAMVGASGTPYHDGLFFFDLQLPPSYPAVPPLVNYRSFGLRVNPNLYQSGTVCLSLLDTFGGKGTELWSPEASNVLQVVVSIQGLVLTAQPYYNEAGYAAQVGTPEGRRNELPYSENTYLLTLQTMLHLLRRPPAGFEAFVRHHFHHRGRHVLRACEAYLAGCLVGTLDGEARATELSRKRPCSVGFRLALANVVPRLVEAFNEIDADGCEQFDRLRAAADEQLLLTKGIN, encoded by the exons ATGAAGGACGCGGCGGGGCTGGCACTGTGTTACTTCGACACTGTGATGTTCAAGAAGACAGGCGCGCACGGAGACCGCGGGGTGGTGATGGAGGTCATGCCCGGCAAGAGGCTTAGCGTGTTGTGCGTCGACGGCACCGAGGTGGTCCAGAAGGCTCGCGACATCACCGTCGTCGATCGGAGCTTCTTATACCCAGGCATGGCCGTCGCCTCGGCGTCGGACCTCAGTGGCCAGGCCGGGGTCGTCACGGGCGTCTCCACGGCGCTCGACCTGGTTCAGCTCGACGGCGAACCGACGGTTGTCGCTAGGGACGTGTCGCCAGCTGAGGTGCAGCGCGTCAGGGAGCTCAACCCGGGCGACTACGTCGTTTCCGGGCCGTGGCTCGGCCGGGTTCTTGAAGCGTCCCTCGACGTGGACGTATTGTTTGACGACGGAGCCGTCTGCAGGGTCACTGTCAGTCGGCCGGGCAGAGAACTTGAAGCCACCATGGACAAGGACAAAGGAAACAGTGATTATTTCTACCCGGGGCAACCTGTCGTCGGCCATGGAACCGTCTTTAAGGCCTCCCGATGGCTCAAGGGCTACTGGAAGCCAACCCGCGTGAAAGGCACCGTTGCCAAGGTCGAGATGGCCGGCGTGCTCGTCTACTGGGTCGCCTCGTCGCAGATGGGCACCGAGAGGTCCCTCTTCCAGGCGTCCGCACCTCCGGCGTACCAGCACAACTCTCACAACCTAACATTCTTCTGCTCCGGCGATGGCCTCCTGGTCCGGCTCTGGATTGTGAGCGAGCGTTGCTTCTTTCGCTCCCCCCACTGCCGCGGCCGCGCACCTACTACTTGTAGAACCACTGCCACTGCCAGCAATCTGTATGAGTCGTCGTTACCGCCTGCATCTACCGCAACAGCAGATGAGGATGGTCAGGAATCACCATCTGCTGCTGCCCGTGGGCTAACAAGGACGCACCGTAATCGGCTGAGGATGGGGGTCAAGCGGATGCGGCGACTAGATCGGAGGCGCGCAGAGTTCGAGCTGTCAATGTCCGTCGCCGATGTCCGCACGACGGTCGACGTGTTGTGGCAGGATGGAACGCGGCAGTACGGCGTGCCATCGGCAACGCTGCACCCCATCTGGCACCGGAACGAGCGAGACTTCTTCCCGGGGCAGCGCGTCATCCGCAGTACGCCGTCGCACGTCGCCGCTCCAACTACTGCTACGGACTTGGATGCAGCTGGACCGGCCGCAGCACGTTTTGGCATCGTCAGAAGCCTCAATTACAAGGACCAAACCGTGTGTGTGTCTTGGTTGAAGGCGGCGACGTGCGCAGGGGAGTACCCAGAGGTCGACTGCGACGAAACCATGAGTGTATACGATAATCTGCGCCGGAGTTTCGACCACAAGTTATTCTACGGAAATATTGTCGTTCGCCTGCAGCCAACAGATTCAGCCAGGGTCGACGGCGATGGTGGCAGAAGCACGGAAGAGCCAGTGCCGGCACAGCGGAACAAGAAAAAGGGTGCCGCCGATGATCTTTCATGGGTCGGACATATCGTTGATCTTTGTGATGCAAAATACCTCCAAGTCAAGTGGGGTGACGGCAACACGTCAAAG GTGTTGCCTCATGAGATTGCCGTAGTCAAACCACAAAGTGTCGACAAGATGCTCCATGACTTGGGTGATTGGGTGTACGAGGATGGAGACGAGGACGATGCCGTTGACAAGGCACAAGAGGACACGCCTCAAGAGCTCGCCGCCGCTGATGACGAAGCAGATGACGATTCTAGCAGCGACAGTGACGGCGAGGATGGCCCTGCAGCGGCGAGGACAACAGGCTTGGCGGATGCTGTCGCCCAAGCAATGATCCGACTATACGGTGAAGTGCTTGCCCAGGGCAAGAGGTATCTGGTGAACGGGTCGGCGGCACTGGCCTCGAGATTAGGACGTGCTACCACGGTGAACATCGAGACACCCGCGCCAGTGTCCGGTGGAGGAGATGACAAGGAAGCTGCCGCTGCTGTGGCATCGGCAAGCGACAACGGAGGAGATGGCTCTGCCGGGCAAGGGAAGGCCGAGGCAGATGCCACCGGTGGTGGTGACGACTCGTTTCGCTTCCTTCATTTTGAGGTCGTGCAGAGCCCTCCGGATCACCATTACCTCAACAACTTGGAGCAG GGCACTGGTGGTGGAAGGAAGTGGATAAAAAGAGTACAAAAGGAATGGAAAATTCTTGAGAATAACTTGCCCG ACACCATCTACTTGCGGGCGTTTGAGGACCGCATGGACCTGCTCCGGGTGGCGATGGTGGGCGCCAGCGGGACGCCATACCACGACGGCCTCTTCTTCTTTGACCTGCAGCTGCCGCCGTCATACCCCGCCGTGCCACCGCTGGTGAACTACCGCTCATTTGGACTCCGTGTGAACCCCAACCTCTACCAGTCCGGCACGGTGTGCCTGAGCCTACTCGACACCTTTGGCGGCAAGGGCACCGAGCTCTGGTCACCGGAGGCGTCGAACGTGCTCCAGGTTGTCGTCTCCATCCAGGGTCTCGTGCTCACCGCCCAGCCCTACTACAACGAGGCCGGCTACGCTGCTCAGGTCGGCACGCCGGAGGGTCGCCGCAACGAGCTTCCATACAGCGAGAACACCTACCTGCTCACCCTCCAGACCATGCTGCACTTGCTGCGCCGGCCACCGGCGGGCTTCGAGGCGTTTGTCAGGCACCATTTCCACCACCGCGGGCGGCACGTGCTCCGGGCGTGCGAGGCGTACTTGGCTGGCTGCCTGGTCGGCACGCTCGATGGCGAGGCGCGTGCCACGGAGCTGAGCAGGAAGCGGCCGTGCTCGGTGGGGTTCAGGCTCGCGCTCGCCAATGTGGTGCCGCGGCTCGTTGAGGCGTTCAATGAGATCGACGCCGACGGATGCGAGCAGTTCGACCGGCTCCGTGCAGCAGCCGATGAACAGCTCTTGTTGACCAAAGGTATAAATTAA